Proteins encoded in a region of the Streptomyces violaceoruber genome:
- a CDS encoding TetR/AcrR family transcriptional regulator → MAEGLRERKKRQTRQYISDVATGLFLERGFEAVTVAEVADAANVSVNTVYNYFPAKEDLFLDRSKGVIDRLSRWVRGRRDGESAARAVLRELRDEVESVSPRVGLMDGYATFMKVIQDSPALRSRMWAIGQEVLLNLEHTLREETGSADDDMTPTLMAGQINWLHGTVLAAIGGRMVAGGKPSEVSRDMLLLLDEMEELLSEKVLNYAVRGAL, encoded by the coding sequence ATGGCCGAGGGACTCAGGGAACGGAAGAAGCGGCAGACCCGGCAGTACATCTCGGATGTCGCCACCGGGCTGTTCCTGGAGCGCGGCTTCGAGGCCGTGACGGTGGCGGAGGTCGCGGACGCCGCGAACGTCTCCGTCAACACCGTGTACAACTACTTCCCGGCCAAGGAGGACCTGTTCCTCGACCGGTCCAAGGGCGTCATCGACCGGCTCTCCCGCTGGGTGCGCGGACGCCGCGACGGGGAGTCCGCGGCGAGGGCCGTCCTGCGGGAACTGCGCGACGAGGTCGAGTCGGTCTCCCCGCGCGTCGGCCTGATGGACGGCTACGCCACGTTCATGAAAGTGATCCAGGACTCGCCCGCCCTGCGCTCACGGATGTGGGCCATCGGCCAGGAAGTGCTCCTGAACCTGGAGCACACCCTGCGCGAGGAGACCGGCAGCGCGGACGACGACATGACCCCCACCCTGATGGCCGGTCAGATCAACTGGCTGCACGGCACGGTCCTCGCGGCCATCGGCGGGCGCATGGTCGCCGGCGGCAAGCCCTCCGAGGTCTCCCGCGACATGCTCCTGCTGCTGGACGAGATGGAGGAGCTGTTGAGCGAGAAGGTGCTCAACTACGCCGTACGAGGCGCGCTGTGA
- the nucS gene encoding endonuclease NucS, whose translation MRLVIARCSVDYAGRLTAHLPSAPRLILVKADGSVSIHADDRAYKPLNWMSPPCALKEGTGEEEGVWTVVNKAGEKLIITMEEILHDSSHELGVDPGLIKDGVEAHLQELLADRIDTLGEGYTLIRREYMTAIGPVDILCRDAQGGTVAVEIKRRGEIDGVEQLTRYLELLNRDPHLAPVRGVFAAQEIKPQARVLATDRGIGCQVLDYDALRGIEDDKLRLF comes from the coding sequence ATGCGTCTCGTCATTGCCCGCTGCTCCGTCGACTACGCCGGACGGCTCACCGCCCACCTGCCCTCGGCCCCCCGGCTGATCCTGGTCAAGGCGGACGGCAGCGTCTCGATCCACGCCGACGACCGGGCCTACAAGCCCCTCAACTGGATGTCGCCGCCCTGTGCCCTGAAGGAGGGCACGGGCGAGGAGGAGGGCGTCTGGACCGTCGTCAACAAGGCGGGCGAGAAGCTCATCATCACGATGGAGGAGATCCTCCACGACTCCTCGCACGAGCTGGGCGTCGATCCGGGCCTGATCAAGGACGGCGTGGAAGCACACCTCCAGGAGCTGCTCGCCGACCGCATCGACACCCTGGGCGAGGGCTACACCCTCATCCGCCGCGAGTACATGACCGCCATCGGCCCGGTCGACATCCTGTGCCGGGACGCCCAGGGCGGGACCGTCGCGGTCGAGATCAAGCGGCGCGGCGAGATCGACGGCGTGGAACAGCTCACGCGCTACCTGGAGCTGCTGAACCGCGACCCGCATCTCGCCCCGGTGCGCGGCGTCTTCGCCGCCCAGGAGATCAAGCCGCAGGCCCGCGTGCTGGCCACGGACCGCGGCATCGGCTGCCAGGTGCTGGACTACGACGCGCTGCGGGGCATCGAGGACGACAAGCTGCGGCTGTTCTGA
- a CDS encoding ABC transporter ATP-binding protein produces MIEAVGLTKRYGDKTAVYNLSFQVRPGAVTGFLGPNGSGKSTTMRMILGLDNPTAGHVTIGGHPYRRLPNAARHVGALLDAKAVHGGRAARNHLLSLAQLSGIPARRVDEVLGVVGLQDVAKRRSKGFSLGMGQRLGIAAALLGDPQVLLFDEPVNGLDPEGIHWVRNLMKALAAEGRTVFVSSHLMSEMALTADHLIVIGRGQLMADMSVTDFISANSADFARVRTPDTEPQLREKLTSALTEAGGHVLPEQDGALRVTGLALPRISDIAHDTDVRLWELSPHQASLEEAYMRMTQGAVDYRSTADQKAGLQQPLPPGAQPPMPVAGQGQPGWYAPPPPQQGGQPFAAPQGAPGQAPAGPYGAPVAPGAVPGGQPANPYAARQAPQAPPMPQAPAGAPTPPAAGPAPAAAPVTDPTKPEDAR; encoded by the coding sequence CGACGATGCGGATGATCCTGGGCCTGGACAACCCCACGGCGGGCCACGTGACCATCGGCGGCCACCCGTACCGCAGGCTGCCGAACGCCGCGCGCCACGTCGGGGCGCTCCTGGACGCCAAGGCGGTGCACGGCGGGCGGGCCGCCCGCAACCACCTGCTGAGCCTCGCCCAGCTGTCCGGCATCCCGGCCCGCCGGGTGGACGAGGTGCTCGGCGTGGTGGGCCTCCAGGACGTGGCCAAGCGGCGTTCCAAGGGCTTCTCCCTCGGCATGGGCCAGCGGCTCGGCATCGCCGCCGCGCTGCTCGGCGACCCCCAGGTGCTGCTCTTCGACGAGCCGGTCAACGGCCTCGACCCGGAGGGCATCCACTGGGTGCGCAACCTGATGAAGGCGCTCGCCGCGGAAGGCCGCACCGTCTTCGTCTCCTCGCACCTGATGAGCGAGATGGCGCTGACCGCCGACCACCTGATCGTCATCGGGCGCGGCCAGCTGATGGCCGACATGAGCGTGACGGATTTCATCTCGGCCAACTCCGCCGACTTCGCGCGCGTGCGGACGCCGGACACCGAGCCCCAGCTGCGCGAGAAGCTGACCTCGGCGCTGACCGAGGCGGGCGGCCACGTGCTGCCCGAGCAGGACGGCGCGCTGCGGGTGACCGGGCTCGCCCTCCCCCGCATCAGCGACATCGCGCACGACACCGACGTACGGCTGTGGGAGCTGTCGCCGCACCAGGCCTCGCTGGAGGAGGCGTACATGCGGATGACGCAGGGCGCCGTGGACTACCGGTCGACCGCCGACCAGAAGGCGGGGCTCCAGCAGCCCCTGCCGCCCGGCGCGCAGCCGCCGATGCCGGTGGCCGGTCAGGGCCAGCCCGGGTGGTACGCGCCGCCGCCGCCCCAGCAGGGCGGTCAGCCCTTCGCCGCGCCGCAGGGCGCGCCCGGCCAGGCCCCCGCGGGCCCGTACGGCGCCCCGGTGGCGCCCGGGGCGGTCCCGGGCGGTCAGCCGGCCAACCCGTACGCGGCCCGGCAGGCGCCCCAGGCACCGCCGATGCCCCAGGCTCCCGCCGGCGCGCCGACGCCGCCCGCGGCGGGCCCCGCGCCCGCCGCCGCGCCCGTCACCGACCCGACCAAGCCCGAGGACGCCCGATGA
- a CDS encoding STAS domain-containing protein, whose translation MHIRGDHVELVVGGRLDVRSAADARTVLHSAVDDGVGDLVLDLSELDSWDATGLGVIMGAHRRAGRCGRRLVLRGVPPQMQRLLVATRLHRILAIEGGIGVETLPRV comes from the coding sequence ATGCACATCAGGGGCGACCACGTCGAGCTGGTCGTCGGGGGCCGCCTCGACGTCCGCAGCGCGGCGGACGCCCGTACGGTCCTGCACTCGGCCGTCGACGACGGAGTCGGCGACCTGGTGCTCGACCTGTCAGAGCTGGACTCCTGGGACGCCACCGGACTCGGCGTGATCATGGGAGCCCACCGGCGGGCCGGCCGCTGCGGCCGGCGGCTGGTGCTGCGCGGCGTGCCGCCGCAGATGCAGCGCCTGCTGGTGGCCACCCGGCTGCACCGGATCCTCGCCATCGAGGGCGGCATCGGTGTGGAGACCCTGCCCCGCGTGTAA
- a CDS encoding ATP/GTP-binding protein, whose product MSPRRNRPKGAGSSGRSAEEDGSGRYGGWQSAENWQGEEWSVRHVAGASAQGKSYRCPGCDQLIPDGVPHVVAWPAHSGVDDRRHWHKACWNAKDRRTTRVQRSRNAPRF is encoded by the coding sequence GTGTCCCCGCGTCGCAACCGACCCAAGGGAGCCGGTTCCTCCGGCCGGAGCGCCGAGGAGGACGGCTCCGGCCGCTACGGCGGCTGGCAGTCCGCGGAGAACTGGCAGGGCGAGGAGTGGAGCGTACGGCACGTGGCGGGCGCGAGCGCGCAGGGCAAGTCGTACCGCTGCCCGGGCTGCGACCAGCTCATTCCGGACGGTGTTCCGCACGTCGTGGCCTGGCCGGCCCACTCGGGCGTCGACGACCGCCGGCACTGGCACAAGGCGTGCTGGAACGCGAAGGACCGCCGCACCACGCGGGTGCAGCGGTCCCGTAACGCGCCGAGGTTCTGA
- a CDS encoding ABC transporter permease, translating to MLLHDTGLVYGRYLRQSLRSRFALLFGVLMPLLYLLFFGPLLTDLPLGGRGSSWQVLVPGLLLQLGLFGASFAGFSIIIENGQGVVERMRVTPVSRLALLLGRVLRDATVFAFQAVLLVLAALVMGLRAPLPGVLIGFAFVALLTVSLASLSYALAMKVRTPQEFGPTINALTMPSMLLSGLMLPMTLGPAWLDVLSHLMPFRYLVDAVRDAYVGSYATAHMLYGVLVALAFTALAVTVGTRVFRTAGA from the coding sequence ATGCTGCTCCACGACACCGGCCTCGTCTACGGCCGCTATCTCCGCCAGTCCCTGCGCTCCCGCTTCGCGCTGCTGTTCGGCGTGCTGATGCCGCTGCTGTACCTGCTCTTCTTCGGCCCGCTGCTGACCGACCTGCCGCTCGGCGGGCGGGGCAGCTCCTGGCAGGTGCTGGTCCCCGGCCTGTTGCTGCAACTCGGCCTGTTCGGCGCCTCCTTCGCCGGGTTCTCGATCATCATCGAGAACGGCCAGGGAGTGGTCGAGCGAATGCGCGTCACGCCCGTCAGCCGCCTGGCGCTGCTCCTGGGCCGGGTCCTGCGGGACGCGACCGTCTTCGCCTTCCAGGCGGTGCTGCTGGTGCTTGCGGCCCTGGTGATGGGCCTGCGCGCGCCGCTGCCCGGCGTGCTGATCGGCTTCGCCTTCGTCGCGCTGCTCACGGTCTCGCTGGCCTCGCTGTCGTACGCACTGGCGATGAAGGTCCGCACCCCGCAGGAGTTCGGGCCCACGATCAACGCGCTGACGATGCCGTCGATGCTGCTGTCCGGCCTGATGCTCCCGATGACCCTGGGCCCGGCGTGGCTGGACGTGCTGTCGCACCTGATGCCCTTCCGCTATCTGGTGGACGCGGTGCGGGACGCCTACGTCGGCTCCTACGCGACGGCGCACATGCTGTACGGCGTCCTCGTCGCCCTGGCCTTCACCGCGCTGGCCGTGACGGTGGGCACACGCGTCTTCCGAACGGCGGGCGCGTAA
- a CDS encoding ABC transporter ATP-binding protein, whose product MAIISTAGLARTFATRRGPVEAVRGIDLTVREGEILGFLGPNGAGKTTTLRMLTTLLAPTGGAATVAGHDLATDPAGVRAACGYVAQSGGVDPQITVREELVTQGRLYRLSRARAAERAGELARDLGLTGLLDRRCGALSGGQRRRLDIAMALTHRPKVLFLDEPTTGLDPGSRADLWDLVRRLRDEHGTTVFLTTHYLDEADALSDRLVVVDGGTVVAEGTPAALKLEYGGSPDATLQDTFLAVTGRGAAPADATPVAV is encoded by the coding sequence ATGGCAATCATCAGTACGGCCGGGCTGGCCCGGACCTTCGCGACCAGGCGCGGGCCGGTCGAGGCGGTGCGCGGCATCGACCTCACCGTCCGCGAGGGCGAGATCCTGGGCTTCCTGGGCCCCAACGGCGCCGGCAAGACCACCACCCTGCGGATGCTCACGACCCTGCTCGCCCCCACCGGCGGCGCGGCCACCGTCGCCGGGCACGACCTGGCGACCGACCCGGCCGGGGTGCGTGCGGCGTGCGGGTACGTGGCGCAGTCGGGCGGGGTGGACCCGCAGATCACGGTCCGGGAGGAGCTGGTCACCCAGGGCCGCCTGTACCGCCTGTCCAGGGCGCGGGCCGCCGAGCGTGCCGGGGAGCTGGCCCGCGACCTGGGCCTGACCGGCCTGCTCGACCGCAGGTGCGGCGCGCTCTCCGGCGGGCAGCGGCGGCGGCTGGACATCGCGATGGCGCTCACGCACCGCCCGAAGGTGCTGTTCCTGGACGAGCCGACGACCGGTCTGGACCCGGGCAGCCGCGCCGACCTGTGGGACCTGGTCCGCAGGCTGCGCGACGAGCACGGCACCACGGTCTTCCTGACCACGCACTACCTCGACGAGGCCGACGCCCTCTCCGACCGCCTGGTCGTCGTGGACGGCGGCACGGTGGTCGCCGAGGGCACCCCGGCCGCCCTGAAGCTCGAGTACGGCGGCTCGCCCGACGCCACGCTCCAGGACACCTTCCTGGCCGTCACCGGCCGCGGCGCCGCTCCGGCCGACGCCACTCCCGTAGCCGTCTAG
- a CDS encoding ABC transporter permease subunit translates to MSTPQPPTQQAAPDWHAAPGSPFPTYTSPIPVVRTTLVHALASEWTKIKSVRSTLWTLGVFVLLVLGIGLLTGAVVASSDSDLAGESALSLGFFGLLLGSMCVITLGVLTTASEYGTGMIRTTMTACPSRGRVLAAKGIVFFLVAFVVTLICATLVGLAHVSMLEGNGAENPTGAEWLKGTVGVALYVALLGLLSLAMGSIIRHSAGAITIMIGVLLAPLVIALFMFSESLKDVQQALFEYSIPNQMSIFYANSLSESGPSGWDPLWIVLGVTAAAFAAAFALLEKRDV, encoded by the coding sequence ATGAGCACGCCCCAGCCCCCGACGCAGCAGGCCGCGCCCGACTGGCACGCGGCGCCCGGTTCGCCGTTCCCGACCTACACGTCGCCGATCCCGGTGGTGCGCACGACCCTCGTGCACGCGCTGGCCTCCGAGTGGACGAAGATCAAGTCGGTGCGCTCGACGCTGTGGACGCTCGGCGTGTTCGTCCTGCTGGTGCTCGGCATCGGGCTGCTGACCGGCGCGGTGGTGGCGAGCTCGGACTCCGACCTGGCCGGTGAGAGCGCGCTGAGCCTCGGCTTCTTCGGTCTGCTGCTCGGCAGCATGTGCGTGATCACGCTGGGCGTGCTGACCACCGCCTCGGAGTACGGCACGGGGATGATCCGCACGACGATGACCGCCTGCCCCAGCCGCGGCCGGGTGCTGGCCGCCAAGGGCATCGTGTTCTTCCTGGTGGCGTTCGTGGTGACCCTGATCTGCGCGACGCTGGTCGGGCTGGCCCACGTGTCCATGCTGGAGGGCAACGGCGCCGAGAACCCGACCGGCGCGGAGTGGCTGAAGGGCACCGTCGGCGTCGCGCTCTACGTCGCGCTGCTCGGGCTGCTCTCGCTGGCCATGGGCTCGATCATCCGGCACTCGGCGGGCGCCATCACCATCATGATCGGCGTCCTGCTCGCCCCGCTGGTGATCGCGCTGTTCATGTTCTCCGAGTCGCTCAAGGACGTGCAGCAGGCGCTGTTCGAGTACTCGATCCCGAACCAGATGAGCATCTTCTACGCCAACTCGCTCTCCGAGTCCGGGCCCTCGGGCTGGGACCCGCTGTGGATCGTGCTCGGCGTGACCGCGGCCGCGTTCGCCGCCGCCTTCGCCCTGCTGGAGAAGCGGGACGTGTAA
- a CDS encoding ATP-binding protein: MDPNNRGPEEYGQDGDHQAPRPRPHRDPITSDFGQHAPALARTVQLVSGDFLLTVNPVDGSEIEVCPPAERPARPEKLTAAERADAERAARPPVPPGPVRTVLGLLAREDERERLVRLLARGRSVRLTGPAGSGRTSLLDVVAEDCAGLAPDGVVRLNGHHRTADDLLHDLFYAVHGAPLHRPDRTELLGHLREVGAVVVLDDAEFGGTALDELLDATPECAFVIGTTPDVAPPSADSAVEEVFLTGLDRSDGVELLERAAGRTLTEEEANWAGDLWFESEGLPLRFVQAGALLRRRDRERAGADAVDEFGVFADARPADTRPADDSPYDAAETDDVPLPSLGEAAAPAPLLASRLSASARATLEFAVALGGEVPHQAHLPALVGETHADAALGELADCGLVSPVASRYRLAAGVLTQLESAGYADAVRERATAAAQHYAWWAGHPSVTPERVCAEADAVLAALAVLVPATTRTTEDEESPAVQLARTAAPAFAAGLHWSAWERALRSGTEASRLAGDVAEQAYFHHELGVLALCEGQLDRARAELEASVGLRGALSDRRGAVAGRRALALVADRTGDTPGLGSGAGAFAAAAPAAGPGAVGAGLGPTVGEEVPDARNEESASPSAGVPAPFPPLQPRPQSPTLVTRREPDEEPSRTVAGGIKGFARRNLVAAGAGALLVAVLGTVVTLGATSENDGGDPSNEVGVNPSASQGVDDGSLGADRPSDDGQGQETPGAPTGSATPGTSGAPTTTESGAPSQGPSSTGSTDPGDDESPDAPGSPDEPSKSPSSPTTKPTSPKPTDTEPTDPGTPTESDGTSPTPTETETTSPSTPETSDTASGADSPPATVSQSSTEDTGTGTGAPAGSDPATGQII, encoded by the coding sequence ATGGACCCGAACAACCGGGGCCCTGAGGAGTACGGCCAGGACGGCGACCACCAGGCGCCGCGCCCGCGCCCGCACAGGGACCCCATCACCTCCGACTTCGGACAGCACGCGCCCGCGCTCGCCCGCACGGTGCAGCTGGTGTCCGGCGACTTCCTGCTCACCGTCAACCCCGTCGACGGCAGCGAGATCGAGGTCTGCCCGCCCGCGGAGCGGCCCGCCCGGCCCGAGAAGCTCACCGCGGCCGAACGCGCCGACGCGGAGCGCGCCGCGCGGCCGCCCGTCCCACCGGGACCGGTCCGCACGGTCCTCGGCCTGCTGGCCCGCGAGGACGAACGCGAACGCCTGGTGCGGCTGCTCGCCCGCGGCCGCTCCGTGCGCCTCACCGGCCCCGCCGGCTCCGGCCGCACCAGCCTCCTCGACGTCGTCGCCGAGGACTGCGCCGGCCTCGCGCCCGACGGCGTCGTCCGGCTCAACGGCCACCACCGCACCGCCGACGACCTGCTCCACGACCTCTTCTACGCCGTCCACGGCGCGCCCCTGCACCGTCCCGACCGGACGGAACTGCTCGGACACCTGCGCGAGGTGGGCGCGGTCGTCGTCCTGGACGACGCCGAGTTCGGCGGCACCGCCCTCGACGAACTCCTCGACGCCACCCCCGAGTGCGCCTTCGTCATCGGCACCACCCCGGACGTGGCCCCACCCTCCGCCGACTCGGCCGTCGAGGAGGTCTTCCTCACCGGCCTGGACCGCTCCGACGGCGTGGAGCTGCTCGAGCGCGCCGCCGGACGGACCCTCACCGAGGAGGAGGCCAACTGGGCCGGAGACCTCTGGTTCGAGTCCGAGGGCCTGCCGCTGCGCTTCGTCCAGGCCGGTGCCCTGCTGCGCCGCCGGGACCGGGAGCGGGCCGGTGCCGACGCCGTCGACGAGTTCGGCGTCTTCGCCGACGCCCGCCCGGCCGACACCCGCCCCGCCGACGACAGCCCCTACGACGCCGCCGAGACCGACGACGTGCCCCTGCCGTCCCTCGGCGAGGCCGCCGCGCCCGCACCGCTGCTCGCCTCCCGGCTGAGCGCCTCCGCCCGCGCCACCCTGGAGTTCGCCGTCGCGCTCGGCGGCGAGGTGCCGCACCAGGCGCATCTGCCCGCCCTGGTCGGCGAGACCCACGCGGACGCCGCCCTCGGCGAGCTGGCGGACTGCGGACTGGTCTCCCCGGTCGCCTCCCGCTACCGGCTGGCCGCCGGCGTGCTCACCCAGCTGGAGAGCGCCGGATACGCCGACGCCGTACGGGAGCGGGCGACGGCCGCCGCCCAGCACTACGCCTGGTGGGCCGGGCACCCCTCGGTCACCCCGGAGCGGGTCTGCGCGGAGGCCGACGCCGTACTGGCGGCCCTCGCCGTGCTGGTGCCCGCGACCACCCGCACCACCGAGGACGAGGAGAGCCCGGCCGTCCAGCTGGCCCGCACCGCGGCGCCCGCCTTCGCCGCCGGGCTGCACTGGAGCGCCTGGGAACGGGCGCTGCGTTCGGGTACCGAGGCCTCCCGGCTCGCCGGTGACGTCGCCGAACAGGCCTACTTCCACCACGAACTGGGCGTCCTCGCGCTGTGCGAGGGCCAGTTGGACCGGGCCCGCGCCGAGCTGGAGGCCTCCGTCGGACTGCGCGGCGCGCTCTCCGACAGGCGCGGTGCCGTGGCCGGCCGCCGCGCCCTCGCGCTGGTCGCCGACCGCACCGGCGACACGCCGGGCCTGGGCAGCGGCGCGGGCGCCTTCGCCGCGGCGGCGCCCGCCGCCGGACCCGGTGCCGTCGGGGCCGGACTCGGCCCGACGGTGGGGGAGGAGGTGCCCGACGCCCGCAACGAGGAGTCGGCGTCGCCGTCCGCGGGCGTCCCCGCCCCCTTCCCGCCGCTCCAGCCGCGTCCGCAGTCCCCCACCCTCGTCACCCGCCGCGAGCCCGACGAGGAGCCGTCCCGCACCGTTGCCGGCGGCATCAAGGGCTTCGCACGGCGCAACCTGGTGGCCGCCGGAGCGGGCGCGCTGCTCGTCGCCGTGCTCGGCACGGTGGTGACCCTGGGGGCCACGTCCGAGAACGACGGCGGCGATCCCTCCAACGAGGTCGGCGTCAACCCGTCGGCCAGCCAGGGCGTCGACGACGGCAGCCTGGGCGCCGACCGGCCCTCGGACGACGGTCAGGGCCAGGAGACGCCCGGCGCCCCGACCGGCTCCGCCACCCCCGGCACGTCCGGGGCGCCGACGACCACGGAGTCGGGGGCGCCTTCGCAGGGGCCGAGCAGTACGGGCAGCACCGACCCCGGGGACGACGAGAGCCCCGACGCCCCCGGCTCGCCGGACGAGCCGAGCAAGTCACCGAGTTCGCCGACGACGAAGCCGACCTCGCCGAAGCCGACGGACACCGAGCCGACGGACCCCGGGACGCCCACCGAGTCCGACGGCACGTCACCGACGCCCACGGAGACCGAGACGACCTCGCCGTCCACCCCGGAGACGTCCGACACCGCCAGTGGTGCCGACAGCCCTCCGGCCACCGTCTCGCAGAGCAGCACCGAGGACACCGGCACCGGCACGGGAGCGCCGGCCGGCTCGGACCCGGCGACCGGCCAGATCATCTGA
- a CDS encoding SCO5389 family protein has translation MSLDVSPALLEQAERGEVDEADFVDCVRTSLPYAWEMVSSLVAQLKVDGGAFADNQTPPPDEQARGQLLRALASDAIRGALQRHFGVRLAFQNCHRVAVFPLDSSVDETLTKFTSVRSQLLNQSPELRDC, from the coding sequence ATGTCGCTCGACGTCTCACCGGCCCTACTCGAACAGGCCGAGCGAGGCGAGGTCGACGAAGCAGACTTCGTCGACTGCGTCCGGACCTCCCTGCCCTACGCATGGGAGATGGTCAGCTCCCTGGTGGCACAGCTGAAGGTCGACGGCGGAGCGTTCGCCGACAACCAGACGCCCCCGCCGGACGAGCAGGCGCGCGGTCAGCTCCTGCGTGCGCTCGCGAGTGACGCCATACGCGGTGCACTGCAGCGGCACTTCGGGGTGCGGCTGGCCTTCCAGAACTGCCACCGGGTGGCGGTGTTCCCGTTGGACTCCTCTGTCGACGAGACGCTGACCAAGTTCACCTCGGTGCGCAGCCAGTTGCTGAACCAGTCGCCGGAACTGCGCGACTGCTGA
- a CDS encoding 3-hydroxyacyl-CoA dehydrogenase family protein has protein sequence MARKLAVIGAGLMGSGIAQVSAQAGWEVVLRDVTDEALRRGTDGIRASYDKFVAKGRLDADDAEAALGRITATTDLDAAADADVVVEAVFEKLEVKHEIFRTLDKLVKDGAILASNTSAIPITKIAAVTERPERVVGTHFFSPVPMMQLCELVRGYKTSDETLATAREFAESTGKTCIVVNRDVAGFVTTRLISALVVEAAKLYESGVATAEDIDLACKLGFGHAMGPLATADLTGVDILLHATGNIYTESQDEKFAPPELMRRMVDAGDIGRKSGQGFYKH, from the coding sequence GTGGCACGGAAGCTCGCCGTCATCGGAGCCGGTCTCATGGGGTCCGGCATCGCCCAGGTCTCCGCCCAGGCGGGCTGGGAGGTCGTCCTGCGCGACGTCACCGACGAGGCGTTGCGGCGCGGCACCGACGGCATCAGGGCCTCCTACGACAAGTTCGTCGCCAAGGGCAGGCTCGACGCCGACGACGCCGAGGCCGCGCTCGGGCGCATCACCGCGACCACCGACCTGGACGCCGCCGCCGACGCGGACGTCGTCGTCGAGGCCGTCTTCGAGAAGCTGGAAGTCAAGCACGAGATCTTCCGTACCCTGGACAAGCTGGTGAAGGACGGGGCGATCCTCGCGTCCAACACCTCCGCCATCCCGATCACCAAGATCGCGGCCGTGACGGAGCGCCCCGAGCGGGTCGTCGGCACCCACTTCTTCTCACCGGTGCCGATGATGCAGCTGTGCGAGCTGGTGCGCGGCTACAAGACCAGCGACGAAACGCTCGCCACCGCACGCGAGTTCGCCGAGTCCACCGGCAAGACCTGCATCGTCGTCAACCGCGACGTCGCCGGGTTCGTGACCACCCGGCTCATCTCCGCCCTCGTCGTCGAGGCCGCGAAGCTGTACGAGTCGGGCGTCGCCACCGCCGAGGACATCGACCTCGCCTGCAAGCTGGGCTTCGGCCACGCCATGGGACCCCTGGCCACCGCCGACCTGACGGGCGTCGACATCCTGCTGCACGCCACCGGCAACATCTACACCGAGTCCCAGGACGAGAAGTTCGCCCCGCCGGAGCTGATGCGCCGGATGGTGGACGCCGGTGACATCGGCCGCAAGAGCGGGCAGGGCTTCTACAAGCACTGA
- a CDS encoding LLM class flavin-dependent oxidoreductase, with protein sequence MRVGSFVLGAQFPGQGQGEALHRAVRSAEVAEEAGLDTVWLAEHHFVPYGTCPSAVTLAALLLGRTRRLRVGTAVSVLPTVHPVALGEQAALLHVTSGGRFSLGVGRGGPWVDLEVFGAGLEAYEKGFPDSLDLLLRWLREPAVGASGDRYRFREVPVVPRPSESLSEEPGPEVVVACTSPSSVRMAAERGLPMLLGMHVGDEEKAEMVALWRRHARAAGRPAAEIHGAGHVSAGVCQIADRRTDAAETLLKAMPGWLRQGLGAHVTVDGRARQMRDPHAYTELLCGLHPVGTPRLCADRLAATGERTGISRFALLVEGSGDLAATEENVRRLGAEVLPQLR encoded by the coding sequence ATGCGCGTAGGAAGTTTCGTGTTGGGTGCCCAGTTCCCGGGCCAGGGTCAGGGGGAGGCGCTGCACCGCGCGGTCCGCTCGGCCGAGGTCGCCGAGGAGGCCGGGCTGGACACGGTCTGGCTGGCCGAACACCACTTCGTGCCGTACGGCACGTGTCCGTCGGCCGTGACCCTGGCCGCGCTGCTGCTGGGCCGCACCCGGCGTCTGAGGGTCGGCACCGCGGTGAGTGTGCTGCCCACCGTCCACCCCGTGGCGCTCGGCGAGCAGGCCGCGCTGCTGCACGTCACCAGCGGCGGCCGCTTCTCGCTGGGTGTGGGCCGCGGCGGCCCGTGGGTGGACCTGGAGGTGTTCGGCGCGGGTCTGGAGGCGTACGAGAAGGGGTTTCCGGACTCGCTCGACCTGCTGCTGCGCTGGCTGCGCGAGCCGGCCGTCGGCGCCTCGGGCGACCGCTACCGCTTCCGCGAGGTGCCGGTCGTGCCGCGCCCGTCGGAGTCCCTGTCGGAGGAGCCGGGCCCGGAGGTCGTCGTCGCCTGCACCTCGCCGTCGAGCGTGCGGATGGCGGCCGAGCGGGGGCTGCCGATGCTCCTCGGGATGCACGTCGGCGACGAGGAGAAGGCGGAGATGGTCGCCCTGTGGCGGCGCCACGCGCGTGCGGCCGGGCGTCCGGCGGCGGAGATCCACGGCGCCGGACACGTCTCGGCCGGTGTCTGCCAGATCGCCGACCGGCGCACGGACGCGGCCGAGACCCTGCTCAAGGCGATGCCGGGCTGGCTGCGGCAGGGACTGGGCGCCCACGTCACGGTGGACGGCCGGGCCCGGCAGATGCGCGACCCGCACGCCTACACCGAACTGCTCTGCGGGCTGCACCCGGTGGGCACGCCCCGGCTGTGCGCGGACCGGCTCGCAGCGACCGGCGAGCGGACCGGCATCTCCCGCTTCGCCCTGCTCGTCGAGGGCTCGGGAGACCTGGCGGCGACCGAGGAGAACGTACGGCGGCTCGGGGCCGAGGTACTCCCCCAGCTCCGCTGA